A part of Aegilops tauschii subsp. strangulata cultivar AL8/78 chromosome 2, Aet v6.0, whole genome shotgun sequence genomic DNA contains:
- the LOC109750546 gene encoding probable methyltransferase PMT26 has translation MALGHTRLDVRRHQQQHASSSSCCSAPGVAAFVGLCLVAVWMASSALVTPADFSPFQAPLWRRAAAPAEANAPPAAVREEETAADDQEPPVADRQQAGSTEKAKGADEQQSAAEKPEEKPDEKPKVKKVEAEVFPDAKDAELLNQTAAEPGSWRTQAAESNKETNERTNPSSTVPAASHSWKLCDVDAGADYIPCLDNVEAIRKLRSDKHYEHRERHCPEEAPTCLVPLPSGYRSPIRWPESRDQIWYSNVPHTKLVEYKGHQNWVNVSGEHLVFPGGGTQFKRGALHYIDFIQEAKKDVAWGKRTRVVLDVGCGVASFGGYLFDRDVLTMSFAPKDEHEAQVQFALERGIPAISAVMGTKRLPFPGGVFDAVHCARCRVPWHIEGGKLLLELNRLLRPGGYFVWSATPVYQKLPEDVEIWEAMSVLTRSMCWNLVNKVKDRVNRVGAAIFQKPMDNRCYDRRSAANPPLCGESDNPDAAWNVSLQSCMHRLPRDPTMRGLRWPEEWPLRVERPPYWLKSSETGVYGKPAPEDFQADYEHWKRVISNSYMEGLGIDWSSVRNVMDMKAVYGGFAAALRNMKVWVMNVVPIDSPDTLPIIYERGLFGLYHDWCESFSTYPRSYDLVHANHLFSKIKKRCQLLGVIVEVDRIVRPEGRLIVRDDMETIREVESIVKSLHWEVRLSYSQENEGLLFVQKTMWRPNTSSS, from the exons ATGGCGCTCGGGCACACGCGCCTCGACGTCCGGCGGCATCAGCAGCAGCACGCCTCCTCCTCATCCTGCTGCTCCGCCCCCGGCGTCGCCGCCTTCGTCGGGCTCTGCCTGGTTGCCGTCTGGATGGCCTCCTCCGCGCTCGTCACCCCAGCCGACTTCTCCCCGTTCCAGGCCCCCTTGTGGCGCCGCGCCGCCGCTCCGGCCGAGGCGaacgcgccccccgccgccgtcaGAGAAGAAGagaccgccgccgacgaccaggagccTCCTGTGGCAGACCGGCAGCAGGCGGGTTCCACGGAGAAAGCAAAGGGGGCCGATGAACAACAGAGCGCGGCAGAGAAGCCGGAGGAGAAGCCCGATGAGAAACCAAAGGTAAAGAAGGTGGAGGCCGAGGTGTTCCCCGAcgccaaggacgccgagctcCTCAACCAGACGGCGGCGGAGCCGGGCTCGTGGCGCACCCAGGCCGCGGAGTCCAACAAGGAGACCAATGAGCGAACCAACCCGTCTTCGACTGTCCCGGCGGCGAGCCACAGCTGGAAGCTCTGCGACGTCGACGCCGGAGCCGACTACATCCCCTGCCTCGACAACGTGGAGGCCATCAGGAAGCTCCGGAGCGACAAGCACTACGAGCACCGGGAGCGGCATTGCCCCGAGGAGGCCCCGACCTGCCTCGTCCCGCTGCCGTCGGGCTACCGGAGCCCGATAAGGTGGCCGGAGAGCAGAGACCAG ATATGGTACAGCAATGTTCCTCATACAAAGCTGGTGGAGTACAAGGGGCACCAGAACTGGGTGAATGTCTCCGGGGAGCATCTGGTCTTTCCCGGAGGCGGAACTCAGTTCAAGCGTGGTGCTCTGCATTACATAGATTTCATTCAGGAG GCAAAGAAAGATGTGGCATGGGGAAAACGGACCCGTGTAGTTTTAGACGTTGGCTGCGGAGTTGCTAGCTTTGGAGGATATCTATTTGACAGAGATGTGCTTACGATGTCGTTTGCACCTAAAGATGAgcatgaagctcaggtgcagttTGCCCTCGAGAGAGGAATCCCTGCTATATCAGCGGTTATGGGTACCAAAAGGCTCCCATTTCCTGGCGGGGTCTTTGATGCCGTTCATTGCGCACGCTGTAGGGTACCATGGCATATTGAAG GCGGTAAGCTCTTGCTAGAACTGAATAGACTGTTACGGCCTGGTGGTTACTTTGTGTGGTCTGCTACTCCTGTATACCAGAAACTGCCGGAAGATGTCGAGATATGGGAAG CAATGTCTGTTCTAACAAGGTCAATGTGCTGGAATCTGGTCAATAAAGTAAAGGATAGGGTAAATCGAGTGGGAGCAGCGATTTTCCAAAAACCAATGGACAATCGATGCTATGATAGAAGATCTGCTGCAAACCCTCCACTGTGTGGAGAGTCTGATAATCCTGATGCTGCCTG GAATGTTTCATTGCAGTCTTGTATGCATAGATTGCCCAGAGACCCCACCATGCGTGGTTTACGCTGGCCAGAGGAATGGCCATTGAGGGTGGAAAGACCACCTTACTGGCTGAAAAGCTCTGAGACTGGAGTATATGGAAAGCCTGCTCCTGAAGATTTTCAAGCGGACTATGAGCACTGGAAGCGGGTGATAAGCAATTCGTATATGGAAGGCCTGGGTATTGATTGGTCTTCTGTCAGAAACGTTATGGACATGAAAGCTGTATACGGAGG GTTTGCAGCAGCTTTACGAAATATGAAGGTGTGGGTCATGAATGTAGTTCCAATTGATTCGCCCGACACACTCCCAATCATATACGAGCGCGGGCTGTTTGGACTCTACCATGACTGGTGTGAGTCGTTTAGCACCTACCCGAGAAGCTACGATCTTGTCCACGCGAACCATCTCTTCTCCAAGATTAAGAAGAG GTGTCAACTGTTGGGTGTGATTGTGGAGGTGGACCGGATAGTGAGGCCGGAAGGAAGGTTGATTGTCAGGGACGATATGGAGACGATACGCGAGGTGGAGTCGATTGTCAAGTCGCTGCACTGGGAGGTCCGGCTGTCGTACTCCCAGGAGAATGAAGGCCTTCTGTTTGTGCAGAAGACCATGTGGCGACCAAATACTTCTTCGAGTTGA
- the LOC109750566 gene encoding UPF0481 protein At3g47200-like — MSSWAVDMEKKLDDVEQPAKVERWLKHCIFRVPLRFKMAIGGVSCIYKPQTVSLGPFHHGDKDLKPMEEHKLRAVRHLLHRANCKTTLAELIAAVDEVVDELQDAYMDLGEEWQGKENRGKFLEMMITDGCFLLEVMRTVAAVEEKGSILMAMDYMHGDPVFSKHGIQHMKPFVQRDMLMVENQLPLMLLEKIVAAEEGKAPSTASINFMVLKFLESEDVPEGINLGLHPLDIYRTSLLNAGMKTKGDKQGQRHPQGLLKIKSWMCSCFKAHQQNIHRDRGVETEMGAPRLPRTNNPQRVVPRSAWKLSEAGIRFVPSSTRCLDDIDLDSWTLYMPKLLIDDSTAYKFHNMMVFEAMHVGTRNDVTAYVLFVKDLMDSADDVRLLVKKMILENDLADDNAAVVRLFNDLTRDVYKNRRSQLCRVRDDLEHHYINHRACVNMYEWWAHLRSNYFRSPWTVLALLTAVLFLIGDIVQSVYAVKGYDPKDHGKAKPKMN; from the exons ATGTCGTCTTGGGCGGTGGACATGGAGAAGAAGCTCGACGATGTTGAGCAACCGGCTAAGGTGGAGAGATGGTTGAAGCACTGCATTTTCCGTGTCCCATTGCGCTTCAAGATGGCCATTGGAGG GGTGAGCTGTATATACAAGCCGCAGACGGTGTCTCTTGGCCCATTCCACCATGGCGACAAGGACCTGAAACCCATGGAGGAGCACAAGCTGAGGGCCGTCCGTCACCTCCTTCATCGGGCCAACTGCAAGACAACCCTTGCTGAGCTCATCGCCGCTGTGGACGAGGTGGTCGATGAGCTGCAGGACGCCTACATGGACCTGGGCGAAGAGTGGCAGGGCAAGGAGAACAGGGGCAAGTTCCTAGAAATGATGATCACGGACGGCTGCTTCCTGCTAGAGGTGATGAGGACAGTTGCGGCCGTAGAGGAGAAGGGATCCATTCTCATGGCCATGGACTACATGCACGGGGACCCCGTCTTCAGCAAGCATGGAATTCAGCACATGAAGCCATTCGTCCAACGTGACATGCTCATGGTCGAGAACCAACTCCCACTGATGTTGCTCGAGAAGATCGTTGCAGCGGAGGAAGGCAAAGCACCG AGCACGGCTTCGATAAATTTCATGGTGCTTAAGTTCCTGGAAAGCGAAGATGTCCCGGAAGGGATCAACCTAGGACTCCACCCGCTTGACATCTATAGGACGAGCCTGCTCAATGCAGGGATGAAGACAAAGGGCGACAAACAAGGGCAACGCCACCCCCAAG GCCTCCTCAAGATTAAAAGTTGGATGTGTTCATGCTTCAAGGCCCACCAACAGAATATTCATAGAGACAGGGGCGTGGAGACAGAGATGGGGGCACCGCGTCTTCCCCGTACAAATAATCCGCAGAGAGTGGTGCCACGGTCGGCGTGGAAGTTGTCTGAGGCAGGCATTCGGTTCGTGCCCAGCAGCACGCGCTGTCTTGACGACATTGACCTGGATAGCTGGACGCTCTACATGCCCAAGTTACTTATAGACGACTCGACTGCCTACAAGTTCCACAACATGATGGTGTTCGAGGCGATGCACGTGGGCACCAGAAATGACGTGACGGCGTACGTGTTGTTCGTAAAGGACCTCATGGATTCCGCCGACGACGTGCGcctgctggtgaagaagatgatccTGGAGAATGACCTTGCCGACGACAACGCTGCTGTGGTGAGGCTCTTCAACGACCTCACCAGGGATGTGTACAAGAACCGGAGGAGTCAGTTGTGCCGCGTGCGTGATGACCTGGAGCACCATTACATCAATCACCGTGCGTGTGTCAACATGTACGAGTGGTGGGCACACCTTAGGAGCAATTACTTCAGGAGTCCCTGGACGGTCCTTGCCCTTCTCACCGCCGTCCTGTTCCTCATCGGAGACATCGTGCAGTCCGTGTATGCAGTCAAAGGCTATGACCCTAAGGATCATGGCAAGGCGAAACCCAAAATGAATTAA
- the LOC109750547 gene encoding UPF0481 protein At3g47200 → MSSSWVVDVDCPEPQAKVEGWVMDMEKKLEDAEPPAKVLRWPKHCIFRVPMRFKMKTVEGIVSSVFKPQTVSLGPFHHDDKELKPMEEHKLRAVRHLLSRDHAGRASKLTLGGLVAAVQKVADELEDAYMDLGDEWRGEKRGKFLEMMITDGCFLLEVMRTTAAGKESIPKDYAHGDPVFSWYGIQHIKPFIQRDMLMIENQLPLRLLETIIAVEDGTCPSAASINSMVLKFLEREDAPEGTGLGLHPLDIYRTSRLKGASQIKSNKKVHHRGLPTTPTAKEVSVVRPERVVPRSAWKLSEAGIQFRPSKTSYLDDIRLHNGRLYMPKVEMDDSTAYRIHNMMAFEAMHVSTGNDVTAYVLFVKDLINSADDVQLLERKGILEHDLADDDNAVVRLFNSLTRDVSKNWKSQLSQVRQDVDHHYRSNHLRVFLYEAWSNLKNKYFKSPWTLLALVTAILLVVGDIVQAVYAVISYDPNEKGKPKMN, encoded by the exons ATGTCGTCGTCGTGGGTGGTGGATGTCGACTGCCCTGAGCCGCAGGCGAAGGTGGAGGGATGGGTGATGGACATGGAGAAGAAGCTCGAGGACGCGGAGCCGCCGGCGAAGGTGCTGAGATGGCCGAAGCACTGCATCTTCCGCGTCCCAATGCGCTTCAAGATGAAGACGGTTGAGGGCAT CGTGAGCAGCGTATTCAAGCCGCAGACAGTGTCTCTCGGCCCATTCCACCACGATGACAAGGAGCTGAAACCCATGGAGGAGCACAAGCTGAGAGCCGTCCGTCATCTCCTCAGTCGGGACCATGCTGGTCGGGCCAGCAAGCTGACCCTTGGCGGGCTCGTCGCCGCCGTGCAGAAGGtggccgacgagctggaggatGCCTACATGGACCTGGGCGACGAGTGGCGGGGTGAGAAGAGGGGCAAATTCCTTGAGATGATGATCACGGACGGCTGCTTCCTGCTGGAGGTGATGAGGACTACTGCCGCAGGGAAGGAGTCCATTCCCAAGGACTACGCTCATGGCGACCCTGTCTTCAGCTGGTACGGCATCCAGCACATCAAGCCCTTCATCCAGCGTGACATGCTCATGATCGAGAACCAGCTGCCACTGAGGTTGCTCGAGACGATCATCGCCGTGGAGGACGGCACATGTCCG AGCGCGGCTTCGATAAACTCCATGGTGCTCAAGTTCCTCGAAAGGGAAGATGCCCCGGAAGGGACCGGCCTGGGACTCCACCCTCTTGACATCTACCGGACGAGCCGACTCAAGGGCGCAAGTCAGATCAAGAGTAACAAAAAGGTTCATCACAGAGGCCTGCCGACGACACCGACAGCAAAGGAGGTCAGCGTCGTTCGCCCGGAGAGAGTGGTGCCCCGATCTGCGTGGAAGTTGTCGGAGGCAGGAATCCAGTTCCGGCCCAGCAAGACGAGCTACCTCGATGACATCCGGCTGCACAATGGGAGGCTCTACATGCCCAAGGTCGAGATGGACGACTCCACCGCCTACAGGATCCACAACATGATGGCGTTCGAGGCGATGCACGTCAGCACTGGCAATGACGTAACGGCGTACGTGTTGTTCGTCAAGGACCTCATCAACTCTGCCGACGACGTGCAACTACTGGAGAGGAAGGGGATCCTGGAGCACGACCTCGCTGACGACGACAACGCTGTGGTGAGGCTCTTCAACAGCCTCACCAGAGACGTGTCCAAGAATTGGAAGAGTCAGCTGTCCCAGGTGCGTCAGGACGTGGATCACCATTACCGCAGCAACCATTTGCGTGTCTTTCTCTATGAGGCGTGGTCAAACCTCAAGAACAAGTACTTCAAGAGCCCGTGGACACTCCTCGCCCTTGTCACCGCAATCCTGCTCGTCGTCGGAGATATCGTGCAGGCCGTGTATGCAGTCATATCCTATGATCCTAACGAGAAGGGCAAGCCCAAAATGAATTAA